A section of the Natranaerovirga hydrolytica genome encodes:
- a CDS encoding transcription repressor NadR: MEAVKRRKKIIELLKLSKDAISGTELANKLGVTRQVIVQDIALIRAKEEEINILSTSRGYLLYKERHEKPKKVFAVKHDHENITEELYTIVDLGGTVLNVIVEHPIYGDITVSLILKSRKDVDDFIKDLSTKKTQPLMHLTDGEHFHTVEAEEETILSAIEEALGKKGYLIKP; the protein is encoded by the coding sequence ATGGAAGCTGTCAAAAGAAGAAAAAAAATTATAGAATTACTAAAATTATCTAAGGACGCTATTTCTGGAACAGAGCTTGCTAATAAGCTGGGTGTTACGAGACAAGTTATCGTTCAAGATATTGCATTAATCAGAGCCAAAGAAGAAGAAATTAACATTTTATCCACCTCTAGAGGTTATTTACTGTATAAAGAACGACATGAAAAACCTAAAAAAGTGTTTGCAGTCAAACATGACCATGAGAATATTACAGAAGAATTATACACCATAGTAGATTTAGGAGGGACGGTTCTTAATGTTATAGTGGAGCATCCAATATATGGTGATATTACAGTGAGTTTAATATTAAAATCAAGAAAAGATGTGGATGATTTTATTAAGGATTTATCAACGAAAAAAACTCAGCCACTGATGCATTTAACAGATGGAGAACATTTCCACACAGTTGAAGCAGAAGAGGAAACCATACTAAGTGCTATTGAAGAAGCACTTGGCAAAAAAGGTTACTTGATTAAACCATAA
- the fabG gene encoding 3-oxoacyl-[acyl-carrier-protein] reductase, with the protein MLENKVAIVTGGSRGIGKAIALELGKEGAMVIVNYNGSEAAANEVVETIIKNGGKAKAYQCNVSDFDQVKGLIKEIQKEYGQIDILVNNAGITKDNLLMKMSEAEFDDVIDVNLKGTFNFIKNVSRYMLKQRSGKIINMTSVIGIAGNMGQGNYAASKAGVIGLTKSAAKELASRGITVNAIAPGFIKTEMTEVLDETIKEATLEKIPLNRFGEVEEVAKLVSFLASDHANYITGQVIQVDGGMI; encoded by the coding sequence ATGCTAGAAAATAAAGTTGCTATTGTAACAGGTGGTAGCAGAGGTATTGGAAAGGCCATTGCATTAGAATTAGGCAAAGAAGGTGCTATGGTTATTGTTAATTATAACGGCTCAGAAGCAGCAGCTAATGAAGTGGTAGAAACCATTATAAAAAATGGTGGCAAAGCAAAAGCTTATCAATGTAATGTAAGTGACTTTGATCAAGTAAAAGGATTGATAAAAGAAATTCAAAAAGAATATGGTCAAATAGATATATTGGTAAATAACGCAGGGATTACCAAAGATAATTTATTAATGAAAATGTCAGAAGCAGAATTTGATGATGTAATAGATGTTAATTTAAAAGGTACATTTAACTTTATTAAAAATGTTAGCCGTTATATGCTCAAACAACGTTCTGGAAAAATCATTAATATGACATCTGTTATTGGTATTGCAGGCAATATGGGCCAAGGCAATTACGCAGCTTCTAAAGCCGGTGTTATCGGACTAACAAAGTCAGCAGCTAAAGAACTGGCTTCAAGAGGCATTACCGTTAATGCCATTGCACCAGGATTTATTAAAACAGAAATGACAGAAGTATTAGATGAAACAATAAAAGAAGCAACGTTAGAAAAAATACCTCTTAACCGTTTTGGAGAAGTAGAAGAAGTTGCTAAATTGGTTTCTTTTTTAGCGTCAGACCATGCCAATTATATTACAGGTCAAGTGATACAAGTAGACGGTGGAATGATATAG
- the sfsA gene encoding DNA/RNA nuclease SfsA: MTIIEYKDIVAGEFIKRPNRFIAHVRINNQEEIVHVKNTGRCTELLKPGAKVFLEPSANPNRKTKYSLISVYKKDRLINMDSQVPNQVIFEALKENKIKEIKDSQLIKREVTYGHSRFDIYYENKGEKGFMEVKGVTLEKNGVAMFPDAPTTRGTKHINELIRAKKEGYQAYIMFLVQMDGIHTFVPNFQMDEAFSRALKNAKEMGVEVIGYNSIVTKEGIGINQGINVNLE, encoded by the coding sequence GTGACCATTATAGAGTATAAAGACATTGTAGCAGGAGAATTTATCAAAAGACCTAATCGATTTATTGCTCATGTTCGTATCAATAATCAAGAAGAAATTGTACATGTAAAAAATACAGGTAGGTGTACAGAGCTTTTAAAGCCTGGTGCAAAAGTTTTCTTAGAACCATCTGCTAATCCAAATAGAAAAACAAAATACTCTTTAATCAGTGTATATAAAAAAGATAGATTAATTAATATGGATTCACAAGTGCCTAATCAAGTCATTTTTGAAGCATTAAAAGAAAATAAAATAAAAGAAATTAAAGACAGCCAACTGATAAAAAGGGAAGTTACTTACGGTCATTCAAGGTTTGACATCTATTATGAAAATAAAGGTGAAAAAGGTTTTATGGAAGTGAAAGGTGTAACCCTTGAAAAAAATGGTGTAGCAATGTTTCCAGATGCACCAACAACTAGGGGAACGAAGCATATTAATGAACTTATTAGAGCAAAAAAAGAGGGGTACCAAGCCTATATTATGTTTCTAGTCCAAATGGATGGTATTCATACTTTTGTGCCTAATTTCCAAATGGATGAAGCTTTTTCAAGGGCATTAAAAAATGCTAAAGAAATGGGTGTAGAAGTAATTGGATACAATAGTATTGTAACGAAGGAAGGCATTGGTATCAATCAAGGCATTAACGTAAACTTAGAATAA
- the fabZ gene encoding 3-hydroxyacyl-ACP dehydratase FabZ, producing MLNIKEIQEIIPHRYPFLLIDKIEELHSGESAIGIKQVTYNEYFFAGHFPEEPVMPGVLIIEALAQVGAVALLSLEELKGKIAYFGGIQKAKFKGKVVPGDTLRLETNIIKRKGPIGIGKAVAYVDDKVVTEAELTFFVK from the coding sequence ATGTTAAATATAAAAGAAATACAAGAGATTATTCCACATAGATATCCTTTTTTGCTCATTGATAAGATAGAAGAACTCCATTCAGGAGAAAGTGCAATTGGGATCAAACAAGTGACCTATAATGAGTATTTTTTTGCAGGTCACTTTCCTGAAGAACCGGTTATGCCAGGTGTTTTAATTATTGAAGCGTTGGCTCAAGTGGGTGCAGTTGCACTCCTTAGTTTAGAGGAATTAAAAGGTAAAATTGCTTACTTTGGTGGCATACAAAAAGCTAAGTTTAAAGGTAAAGTAGTACCCGGAGATACCTTAAGATTAGAAACCAATATTATTAAAAGAAAAGGACCTATAGGAATAGGTAAAGCAGTTGCTTATGTAGACGATAAAGTGGTTACAGAAGCAGAGCTAACGTTTTTTGTAAAATAA
- a CDS encoding ABC transporter permease subunit gives MSYTLFKVNIKNNRFIWLLMAIIYTFYYAVMLTMFDPESAEGLMAMMDALPKELVDGLGFNFGTTLLTFISGTLYSMLLYMFPMILTIVVNHRLIASQVDKGSMAYLISTSNSRKKIAITQALFSILSITALFVYITLVALFLTSTMFPGELEIGKFLMLNVYALLLYYAINSICFFASCLANESRFSLGLGAGIPIGFLVLQMLGDSGEKLSWIGNLSLYALFNPERLFAGDVFAYIGMILFAVIATVLYIGGILLFDKKDLPV, from the coding sequence ATGTCTTATACATTATTCAAAGTAAATATTAAAAACAACCGATTTATATGGCTTCTTATGGCTATCATTTATACCTTTTACTATGCTGTTATGCTAACGATGTTTGATCCTGAAAGTGCAGAAGGCTTAATGGCGATGATGGATGCGTTGCCAAAAGAATTGGTAGATGGTCTTGGTTTTAATTTTGGAACAACCTTATTAACGTTTATATCTGGCACTTTATACAGTATGCTTTTATATATGTTTCCTATGATTTTAACCATAGTGGTTAATCATAGGCTAATTGCCAGTCAAGTGGATAAAGGCAGTATGGCTTATTTAATCTCTACTTCTAATTCCAGAAAGAAAATAGCTATCACTCAAGCCCTTTTTAGTATTCTTTCTATTACCGCATTATTCGTGTATATTACCCTTGTTGCATTATTTCTTACGTCAACTATGTTTCCTGGAGAACTAGAAATTGGCAAATTCTTAATGCTTAATGTGTACGCCTTATTACTGTATTACGCCATTAATAGTATTTGCTTTTTCGCTTCTTGTCTGGCAAATGAATCTCGATTTAGTTTAGGTTTAGGAGCTGGTATCCCTATTGGATTTCTTGTTTTACAAATGCTTGGAGATTCTGGTGAAAAACTAAGTTGGATTGGTAATCTTTCTTTATATGCTTTATTTAATCCTGAAAGATTATTTGCAGGAGATGTATTTGCATATATTGGTATGATCCTCTTTGCAGTAATTGCTACTGTATTATATATTGGTGGTATTTTACTATTTGATAAAAAAGATTTGCCTGTATAA
- the fabF gene encoding beta-ketoacyl-ACP synthase II, producing the protein MKQRVVITGMGAITPIGNSVEEFWNNLKSNKVGIDQITKFDTQEYKVKLAAEVKDFKAADYMDRKEARRMDEFSQYAVAATKEAIENAKLDLEKEDLERIGVIVGSGIGGLGTIEKEAYKLQAKGPNRVSPMLIPLIITNMAAGNIAIQFGLKGKCSNVVTACATGTHSIGDAYRAIQYNDADVMVAGGTEGSITPLGIAGFSSLTALSTSTDPLKASRPFDKDRDGFVMGEGAGIVVLESLEHALSRGANILAEVVGYGATCDAYHITSPSETGEGAAKAMTMAIKEAGIKPEDVSYINAHGTSTYYNDLFETKAIKAVFKESAYNVPISSTKSMIGHLLGAAGAVESIACIKSIEQDYLHPTAGYGTKDEDCDLDYIPNEGRKATVQYALSNSLGFGGHNGTLLFAKYKG; encoded by the coding sequence ATGAAACAAAGAGTGGTTATTACAGGAATGGGTGCTATAACACCTATTGGCAATAGTGTAGAAGAATTTTGGAATAATTTAAAATCAAATAAAGTGGGTATTGATCAAATCACAAAATTTGATACGCAAGAGTATAAAGTAAAGCTAGCCGCTGAAGTAAAAGACTTTAAGGCAGCAGATTATATGGATAGAAAAGAAGCAAGAAGAATGGATGAATTCTCTCAGTATGCAGTAGCTGCAACAAAAGAAGCCATTGAAAATGCCAAATTAGACTTGGAAAAAGAAGATTTAGAGCGAATTGGTGTAATCGTTGGCTCAGGAATTGGTGGATTAGGAACCATAGAAAAAGAAGCTTACAAGTTACAAGCAAAAGGACCTAATAGAGTATCTCCTATGTTAATTCCTCTTATTATTACAAATATGGCAGCAGGCAATATAGCCATACAATTTGGGCTAAAAGGTAAATGTTCCAATGTGGTGACAGCTTGTGCAACAGGAACTCATTCTATAGGAGATGCTTATAGAGCCATTCAATACAATGATGCAGATGTAATGGTTGCAGGTGGAACAGAAGGAAGCATTACCCCACTGGGCATTGCTGGATTTAGCTCTCTTACAGCATTAAGCACATCAACAGATCCATTAAAAGCATCTAGACCTTTTGACAAAGACAGAGATGGCTTTGTGATGGGTGAAGGTGCTGGTATCGTAGTATTAGAATCTTTAGAGCATGCTTTAAGTAGAGGGGCTAATATTTTGGCAGAAGTCGTTGGTTATGGAGCAACTTGTGATGCGTATCATATTACATCTCCTTCAGAAACAGGAGAAGGCGCAGCAAAGGCAATGACAATGGCCATTAAAGAAGCGGGTATCAAGCCAGAAGATGTAAGTTATATTAATGCCCATGGCACAAGTACCTATTACAATGATTTATTTGAAACAAAAGCAATAAAAGCAGTATTTAAAGAAAGCGCTTATAATGTGCCAATTAGTTCAACTAAGTCTATGATCGGTCATTTATTAGGTGCAGCAGGAGCAGTAGAAAGCATTGCTTGTATTAAAAGTATTGAACAAGATTACTTACACCCAACAGCAGGGTATGGAACGAAAGACGAAGATTGTGACTTAGACTATATTCCTAATGAAGGAAGAAAGGCAACGGTTCAGTATGCATTGTCTAATTCATTAGGATTTGGTGGGCATAATGGAACATTATTATTTGCAAAATATAAAGGTTAA
- a CDS encoding TetR/AcrR family transcriptional regulator: protein MNGFEKRREIKKNQIIDALKELIMVRNFKDIGVREIADRAGVSPASIYNFFGNKDELAKEVFYKYMEDIGNKFVEMIDSDLSFKEKVKRMFDDSVKYQEQLNSEGLKNFILEDPAFKKHVEEYAYKVTIPMMVRLIEQGKVEGYISNGISINTIVLFSSTFMNIFSNPEVRNNCDVQTRKELTQLFLYGVFGDEVNN from the coding sequence ATGAATGGTTTTGAAAAAAGAAGAGAGATTAAAAAGAATCAAATAATAGATGCATTAAAAGAGTTAATAATGGTAAGAAATTTCAAAGATATAGGTGTACGAGAGATTGCAGATCGTGCAGGAGTTTCTCCTGCATCTATTTATAATTTCTTTGGTAATAAAGATGAATTGGCAAAAGAGGTTTTTTATAAATATATGGAGGATATAGGAAATAAATTCGTTGAAATGATTGATTCAGACTTATCATTTAAAGAAAAGGTAAAGAGAATGTTTGATGATTCAGTAAAATATCAAGAACAGCTTAATAGCGAAGGCCTTAAAAACTTTATATTAGAAGACCCGGCATTTAAAAAGCATGTTGAAGAGTATGCATATAAGGTTACAATTCCAATGATGGTGAGATTGATTGAACAAGGAAAAGTAGAAGGCTATATTTCTAATGGTATTTCAATTAATACAATTGTTTTGTTCTCTAGTACATTTATGAATATATTTAGCAATCCAGAGGTAAGAAATAATTGTGATGTTCAAACAAGAAAAGAATTAACACAGTTATTTTTGTATGGAGTATTTGGTGATGAGGTTAACAATTAA
- a CDS encoding ABC transporter ATP-binding protein, with product MIEVKSLTKVYPSGKGIFDVSFDVKEGEIFGFLGPNGAGKTTTIRNLMGFTNPTKGHASIGGLDCRTQAAKIQEKLGYVPGEIAFFDNMTGLQFLKFIADMRGVHDSSRQKKLIEWFELESNRKIRKMSKGMKQKVGLIAAFMHDPNVIVLDEPTSGLDPLMQRKFVELIIEERNRGKTILMSSHMFDEVDKTCERVAIIRDGRIVAVEDIKTLKASLEKSFFITFANSSEIEKIEKSGLDFKIAGEHKVEIIVTGDYSPLINTLSNCHVTDIATSVQTLEHIFMRYYSKEAK from the coding sequence ATGATTGAAGTGAAATCTCTTACCAAAGTTTATCCCAGCGGAAAAGGTATCTTTGATGTTAGTTTTGATGTAAAAGAAGGAGAAATTTTTGGTTTTTTAGGTCCAAATGGGGCTGGAAAAACCACTACAATTCGTAATCTAATGGGTTTTACGAATCCTACAAAAGGTCACGCAAGCATTGGTGGTCTTGATTGTCGAACACAAGCTGCAAAAATCCAAGAAAAACTTGGGTATGTGCCAGGAGAAATAGCCTTTTTTGACAATATGACTGGATTGCAATTTTTAAAATTTATTGCTGATATGCGTGGCGTTCACGATAGTAGTCGCCAAAAGAAGCTTATTGAATGGTTTGAATTGGAAAGCAATCGTAAAATTCGTAAAATGTCTAAAGGTATGAAACAAAAAGTAGGGCTTATTGCTGCATTTATGCATGACCCTAATGTCATTGTTTTAGATGAACCCACAAGTGGACTGGATCCATTAATGCAAAGGAAATTCGTAGAGTTAATTATAGAAGAAAGAAATCGTGGCAAGACCATCCTTATGTCCTCCCACATGTTTGATGAGGTCGATAAAACTTGCGAAAGAGTAGCGATTATTAGAGATGGAAGAATCGTAGCTGTAGAGGATATTAAAACCCTTAAAGCTTCTTTAGAAAAAAGTTTCTTTATTACTTTTGCAAATAGCTCTGAAATAGAAAAAATTGAAAAGAGTGGTTTAGACTTTAAAATAGCAGGCGAACACAAAGTAGAAATAATTGTGACTGGAGATTATAGCCCCTTAATTAATACTTTATCCAATTGCCACGTTACAGATATAGCTACTTCTGTTCAAACTTTGGAGCATATCTTTATGCGCTACTATAGTAAGGAGGCGAAGTAA
- the accB gene encoding acetyl-CoA carboxylase biotin carboxyl carrier protein, giving the protein MEFNQVLELMKAFSESNIHNLKYEHKDFKLKLNKEPVNKEIIVSEEALPVQKNQVVTSEVGQNTTSNQQKEDHCKIVKSPIVGTFYSSSSPEANDYVQVGSQVKKGQVLCIIEAMKLMNEIESEFDGEVVEILVENEQMVEYGQPLFKIK; this is encoded by the coding sequence ATGGAATTTAATCAAGTATTAGAATTAATGAAAGCTTTTTCAGAGTCTAATATTCACAACCTAAAATACGAACACAAAGACTTTAAGCTAAAATTAAATAAAGAACCTGTTAACAAAGAAATTATTGTATCAGAAGAAGCATTGCCAGTACAAAAAAATCAAGTTGTAACCAGTGAGGTAGGTCAAAATACAACTTCTAACCAACAGAAAGAAGATCATTGCAAGATTGTAAAATCACCAATCGTCGGAACATTTTACAGTTCTTCAAGTCCAGAAGCTAATGACTACGTACAAGTGGGTAGTCAAGTGAAGAAGGGTCAAGTACTGTGTATTATAGAAGCAATGAAATTAATGAATGAGATCGAAAGTGAATTCGATGGTGAAGTTGTTGAAATACTGGTTGAGAATGAACAAATGGTAGAGTACGGTCAGCCATTATTCAAAATCAAATAG
- a CDS encoding delta-lactam-biosynthetic de-N-acetylase: MKTLKALMILAVVLLLVYQGNIYMSEINENQNIIDNFFQNFGDKDEEDYVENVEEENEDEDIQENEKFKDIEEEIVNEASENDNADYIDVVEEEQSKKEEKVEREKEEAAEVIQEEIEDHNDENNNGNLEIDTNLSNEKNSWSFRRNNEHLRPMGYTSIDIEKYDAYYVEETEEKVIYLTFDEGYEYGFTPAILDTLKEKDVHAAFFVTKPYIESNQDLVIRMKEEGHLVTNHSVTHQSMPDLTDEEVIWELKETERYFEEVTGYTMDPFFRPPMGEYSERVLYLTKEEGYKTVFWSIAYMDWLVDDQPGVDYVYNHFLDNHHKGAIPLLHAVSESNTEALGDVIDAMRDKGYRFGSLYELK, translated from the coding sequence TTGAAAACACTTAAAGCATTAATGATTTTAGCAGTTGTATTGCTTCTCGTTTATCAAGGGAATATTTATATGAGTGAAATAAATGAGAACCAAAATATTATAGACAATTTTTTTCAAAACTTTGGTGACAAAGATGAAGAGGATTATGTAGAGAACGTTGAAGAAGAGAATGAAGATGAGGATATACAGGAGAATGAAAAGTTTAAGGATATAGAAGAAGAGATAGTTAACGAAGCATCTGAAAACGACAATGCAGATTATATAGATGTTGTAGAAGAGGAACAATCAAAAAAAGAAGAAAAAGTAGAGAGGGAAAAAGAAGAAGCGGCCGAAGTGATACAAGAGGAAATAGAGGATCATAATGATGAAAACAATAACGGCAACTTAGAAATAGATACAAACTTATCTAATGAAAAAAATTCTTGGTCTTTTAGAAGGAATAATGAACATTTAAGGCCAATGGGTTATACGTCAATAGATATAGAAAAATATGATGCTTACTATGTAGAAGAAACAGAGGAAAAAGTGATTTATCTTACTTTTGATGAAGGATATGAGTATGGATTCACACCAGCAATATTAGACACGTTAAAAGAAAAAGATGTCCATGCAGCTTTTTTTGTTACAAAACCTTACATAGAAAGTAATCAAGACCTTGTTATAAGAATGAAAGAAGAAGGTCATTTGGTAACCAATCACTCTGTAACCCATCAAAGTATGCCAGATTTAACGGATGAAGAAGTAATATGGGAGCTTAAAGAAACGGAGAGGTATTTTGAAGAAGTTACAGGGTATACAATGGACCCCTTTTTTAGACCACCAATGGGAGAATACAGTGAGCGGGTGTTGTATCTGACGAAAGAAGAAGGGTATAAGACTGTTTTTTGGAGCATTGCATATATGGATTGGTTAGTAGATGATCAACCAGGAGTAGATTATGTGTATAATCATTTTTTAGACAACCATCATAAAGGTGCCATTCCTTTGTTACATGCTGTATCAGAATCGAATACAGAGGCATTAGGAGATGTAATTGACGCTATGAGAGACAAAGGCTATCGATTTGGTAGTTTGTATGAATTAAAATAA
- a CDS encoding PTS transporter subunit IIC produces the protein MKNQIKAIFKHIFIDGFSGMTLGLFCTLIVGLIIQQIGDLIPGNIGELLNYLGTVATITTGAGIGIGVTHKFKAPPLLLYSSGVTGLIGAYAGRIISGTMFQEGTIVLSGPGDPLGAFIAALVGYEIGKLIVGKTKLDIVITPIVTIVAGGLIGLFVGPPISAFMLWVGEIINWSMELRPFIMGIIVAVVMGMMLTLPISSAALAIILSLGGITAGAATVGCATQMVGFAVMSYRENKMGGLLAQGLGTSMLQVPNIMRKPVIWLPPIITSALLGPLSTTVFLMENNPSGAGMGTSGLVGQLMTWQTMIGNETPMILVTKIILLHFILPAILTLGISEWMRKKDIIKFGDLKLEM, from the coding sequence ATGAAAAATCAAATAAAAGCTATATTTAAACATATTTTTATTGATGGTTTTAGTGGAATGACATTAGGGCTATTCTGTACCTTGATTGTAGGTTTAATTATACAGCAAATTGGCGATTTGATTCCAGGCAATATAGGAGAACTTTTAAATTATCTTGGAACGGTAGCCACCATTACAACAGGTGCAGGTATTGGTATTGGTGTAACCCATAAATTTAAAGCACCGCCTTTATTATTATATTCCAGTGGGGTAACAGGATTAATTGGTGCTTATGCAGGAAGAATTATTAGCGGTACAATGTTTCAAGAAGGCACAATCGTTTTAAGTGGTCCTGGAGATCCCTTAGGAGCATTTATTGCAGCATTAGTCGGTTATGAAATAGGTAAATTAATTGTAGGTAAAACCAAATTAGATATTGTTATTACACCTATTGTGACCATTGTAGCCGGTGGTTTGATTGGATTATTTGTGGGTCCACCTATTTCTGCATTTATGCTATGGGTAGGAGAGATTATTAATTGGAGTATGGAGCTTAGACCTTTTATTATGGGTATTATAGTGGCAGTTGTAATGGGTATGATGTTAACTTTACCCATTAGTTCAGCGGCATTGGCAATTATACTTAGTTTGGGTGGTATAACGGCTGGAGCAGCAACAGTAGGTTGTGCAACCCAAATGGTAGGATTTGCTGTAATGAGTTATAGAGAAAATAAGATGGGTGGATTATTGGCACAAGGTTTAGGAACTTCTATGTTACAAGTGCCAAATATTATGCGCAAACCAGTTATTTGGTTACCCCCTATTATTACAAGTGCCCTATTAGGACCGTTGTCTACTACAGTATTTTTAATGGAAAATAATCCATCAGGAGCAGGAATGGGTACATCGGGTTTAGTAGGACAATTAATGACTTGGCAAACAATGATAGGCAATGAAACCCCAATGATTTTAGTAACTAAAATCATTTTATTGCATTTTATATTACCAGCCATTTTAACTTTAGGGATATCAGAATGGATGCGCAAAAAAGATATTATTAAGTTTGGAGATTTAAAACTAGAAATGTAA
- a CDS encoding acetyl-CoA carboxylase biotin carboxylase subunit, with protein sequence MFKKILIANRGEIAVRIIRACREMGIQTVAVYSEIDKEALHTQLADEAICIGPAQVKSSYLNMESIINATLVTKAEAIHPGFGFLSENSKFAKMCQQCQITFIGPSAEIIDKMGNKAEARKTMLEVGVPIIPGSKEPITKAEEGLDIAKEIGYPVIIKASAGGGGKGMRIVYDDAEFINNFNMAQNETMNAFNDNEMYIEKYLVNPRHIEFQILADEYGNVIHLGERDCSIQRRHQKLIEESPSVVIDEPLRKKMGEAATLAAHAVKYTNAGTIEFLLDKDKNFYFIEMNTRIQVEHPVSEMVTGIDLIKEQINIAYGNELKVKQKDVIISGYAIECRINAEDPENNFRPSPGRIENLHLPGGNGIRVDSALFCGYNIPPTYDSMLAKLIVYGKNRDEAIKKLRSALGEFVVQGVKTNIDFQYSIINHPKFLEGDVDTHFVQEYIYK encoded by the coding sequence ATGTTTAAGAAAATATTAATTGCTAACCGTGGAGAAATCGCTGTAAGAATCATTAGAGCGTGTCGAGAAATGGGCATACAAACCGTAGCGGTTTATTCTGAAATAGATAAAGAGGCACTTCATACACAATTAGCAGATGAAGCCATTTGTATTGGACCGGCACAAGTCAAATCAAGTTATTTGAATATGGAAAGTATCATAAACGCAACATTGGTTACAAAAGCAGAAGCCATTCATCCAGGTTTTGGATTTTTATCGGAGAATAGTAAATTTGCTAAGATGTGTCAACAATGTCAAATCACTTTTATTGGACCTTCAGCAGAGATTATTGATAAGATGGGTAATAAGGCAGAAGCTAGAAAGACTATGCTAGAAGTAGGCGTTCCTATTATACCAGGGTCTAAAGAGCCTATTACAAAAGCAGAAGAAGGCTTAGACATTGCTAAAGAAATAGGATACCCTGTCATTATTAAAGCCTCAGCAGGAGGCGGTGGAAAAGGTATGCGCATTGTTTATGACGATGCTGAGTTTATAAATAACTTTAACATGGCTCAAAATGAAACCATGAATGCGTTTAATGATAATGAAATGTATATAGAAAAATACTTGGTTAATCCAAGACATATAGAATTTCAGATTCTTGCAGATGAATATGGTAATGTGATTCATCTAGGAGAAAGAGATTGTTCCATACAAAGAAGACATCAAAAATTAATAGAAGAGTCTCCGTCTGTGGTGATTGATGAACCCCTAAGAAAAAAAATGGGTGAAGCAGCTACTTTAGCGGCTCATGCAGTAAAATATACCAATGCAGGGACCATAGAATTTTTATTAGATAAAGATAAAAACTTTTATTTTATAGAAATGAATACAAGGATTCAAGTAGAGCATCCTGTATCTGAAATGGTTACAGGCATTGATTTGATTAAAGAGCAGATTAATATAGCTTACGGTAATGAATTAAAAGTTAAACAAAAAGATGTAATCATTAGTGGTTATGCCATTGAATGTAGAATTAATGCAGAAGATCCAGAGAATAATTTTAGACCATCGCCAGGTAGAATTGAGAATCTACATTTACCAGGAGGCAATGGTATTAGAGTAGATAGCGCATTGTTTTGTGGTTATAATATTCCACCTACATACGACTCAATGCTTGCTAAGTTAATTGTATATGGTAAAAATAGAGACGAAGCCATTAAGAAACTAAGAAGCGCTCTTGGAGAATTTGTGGTGCAGGGAGTTAAGACCAATATTGACTTCCAATATAGTATCATTAATCATCCAAAATTCTTAGAGGGAGATGTGGATACCCATTTTGTTCAGGAATATATTTATAAATAA